A window of uncultured Litoreibacter sp. contains these coding sequences:
- a CDS encoding ABC transporter ATP-binding protein, translated as MSRLIDVENLTLQFDTDEGRITAVDDVTFSLEAGEVMGLVGESGSGKSVTAKSLMKLNPRNAIYGPDTKITLHLDDGPVDVMSLQNDRDMKIVRGGAISLIFQEPMASFAPAITIGDQMVEQLLIHTGYSKPQAKEVSIEMLDRVGISDPLTRFGQYAFELSGGMRQRAMIAMALSTKPKLLIADEPTTALDVTIQAQVIDLMKDLVSEFGMGIIFITHDLGVVAQTADKVAVMYLGRLVEQGSVRDVIRRPAHPYTRGLLAALPTLDDIDAPLTPIPGDIPSPLERPPGCVYNTRCQEVFGPRCAEEIPEFSNVDGDHAAACHLYDPTESST; from the coding sequence ATGAGCCGCCTGATTGACGTCGAAAACCTGACCTTACAATTCGACACCGACGAGGGCCGTATCACCGCCGTCGACGATGTCACCTTCAGCCTTGAGGCGGGGGAGGTCATGGGATTGGTCGGTGAAAGCGGATCTGGCAAATCGGTGACGGCCAAATCTCTCATGAAGCTGAACCCGCGCAATGCCATTTACGGCCCAGACACAAAGATCACACTGCATCTGGATGATGGCCCTGTCGATGTGATGTCCCTGCAAAACGACCGCGATATGAAGATCGTACGCGGCGGGGCTATCTCTCTGATCTTTCAGGAGCCCATGGCCAGTTTTGCGCCTGCGATCACAATTGGCGACCAGATGGTCGAGCAATTGTTGATCCACACTGGCTACTCCAAACCGCAGGCCAAAGAGGTCTCAATCGAGATGCTGGATCGCGTCGGCATTTCCGATCCTTTGACCCGTTTTGGCCAGTATGCCTTTGAGCTGTCCGGTGGGATGCGGCAACGCGCCATGATCGCAATGGCCCTGTCAACGAAACCTAAGTTGCTCATCGCTGATGAACCGACCACGGCGCTGGATGTGACCATTCAGGCCCAGGTGATCGACCTGATGAAAGACCTCGTGTCCGAATTTGGTATGGGCATTATCTTCATCACGCATGACCTCGGAGTGGTTGCGCAGACTGCCGATAAGGTTGCCGTAATGTATCTGGGTCGTTTGGTGGAACAGGGCTCAGTGCGCGATGTGATCCGCCGCCCGGCGCATCCGTACACGCGCGGGCTGTTGGCAGCCCTGCCAACCCTTGATGATATCGACGCGCCTTTAACGCCGATCCCCGGCGACATCCCGTCGCCTTTGGAACGCCCGCCCGGATGCGTCTACAATACGCGTTGCCAGGAGGTTTTCGGACCGCGCTGTGCAGAAGAGATTCCGGAATTTTCAAACGTTGACGGCGATCACGCGGCGGCATGCCACCTTTATGACCCCACTGAGAGCTCGACATGA
- a CDS encoding ABC transporter permease gives MVQFIRFAAVRAVLAFFTLCLVSFIVFSLMELVPGDCAERYLAFKNSQGASISIADIEAERVRLGLDRPYLQRWTSWIFNAFQGEFGDSCILRLNINQLLGQKVWLSIGICLGSLLLAYLIAIPVGIIAATSRNPFLNNGLRIVSYLGLALPNFLLALMIMLFSTVMFGDSLTGLFSAEHRDAPWNWDKIKDFLGHVWLPVFILGWSATAFAIQTVRALMSDEISKLYVTAALARGVSGRRLLMRYPARHALSPIINSLGFDLNRIFNELPIVALILTLTEAGSLLIEALARSNDQQLAGAIIFFLTGSIVAINFITDIALAIVDPRVRRSILG, from the coding sequence ATGGTCCAGTTTATTCGATTTGCGGCGGTCCGCGCTGTATTGGCCTTTTTCACACTCTGTCTTGTGTCCTTCATTGTGTTCTCACTTATGGAGCTCGTTCCGGGCGACTGCGCAGAGCGCTACCTGGCCTTCAAGAACTCGCAAGGGGCCTCAATCTCCATTGCCGATATTGAAGCGGAACGAGTCCGTCTTGGGCTGGACAGGCCCTATCTGCAACGCTGGACGAGCTGGATCTTCAATGCATTCCAAGGCGAGTTCGGCGACAGTTGCATTCTGCGTCTCAACATCAATCAACTGCTCGGTCAAAAGGTCTGGCTGAGCATCGGCATTTGCCTCGGGTCGCTGCTGCTGGCTTATCTCATTGCCATTCCGGTCGGCATCATTGCCGCGACTTCGCGCAACCCGTTTTTGAATAACGGCCTGCGGATCGTCAGCTACCTTGGGCTGGCGCTGCCAAACTTCCTGCTGGCGCTGATGATCATGCTGTTTTCGACGGTCATGTTCGGTGATAGTTTGACTGGGTTGTTTTCGGCTGAACACCGCGATGCGCCTTGGAACTGGGACAAGATCAAAGACTTCCTTGGCCATGTCTGGCTACCGGTGTTCATCCTCGGCTGGTCCGCTACAGCCTTTGCCATCCAGACGGTGCGTGCGTTGATGTCGGACGAAATCAGCAAGCTTTATGTCACCGCCGCCTTAGCACGCGGGGTGTCTGGGCGCAGGTTGTTGATGCGATACCCGGCCCGTCACGCACTCAGCCCGATCATCAACTCGCTCGGCTTCGATTTGAACCGCATCTTCAACGAGCTGCCAATTGTGGCGCTGATACTGACGCTGACTGAAGCCGGCTCGCTGCTGATCGAGGCCTTGGCTAGATCCAACGATCAACAGCTCGCAGGTGCCATCATCTTCTTTCTGACCGGAAGCATAGTCGCCATTAACTTTATCACCGATATCGCGCTCGCCATTGTAGACCCGCGCGTTCGGCGTAGCATTTTGGGATAA
- a CDS encoding YciI family protein → MKFIILFEDAADADPDIRTTFMTKHLDFLEKYSDRISAAGPLLDTAGLGRDGLWIVDAGSEDEVDRLVREDPFWPTGLRKSYSIIKWRQVYLDGARLISPG, encoded by the coding sequence ATGAAGTTCATCATCCTGTTCGAAGATGCGGCAGATGCCGACCCAGACATCCGCACAACCTTTATGACCAAACACCTCGATTTCCTTGAGAAATACTCGGACCGAATAAGTGCCGCCGGACCGTTGTTGGACACTGCAGGACTTGGACGCGATGGGTTGTGGATCGTAGACGCTGGGTCAGAGGATGAGGTGGATCGACTGGTGCGCGAAGATCCATTTTGGCCGACTGGCCTCAGGAAATCGTATTCGATCATCAAGTGGCGACAGGTCTATTTGGACGGTGCGCGGTTGATCAGTCCGGGCTAA
- a CDS encoding ABC transporter permease, translating to MSKPNIYTTDQSAKDAYFTASQGQLIWTRFKKQKAAMVGTWVLVILILSGLFAPFLTPYDPTIAGRDKDYLNGAPTVPQFCDDNGCSLRPFIYGVERERSAATNFRWVTKINLDERLYVQFFVEGSEYKYLGLTFDTHLFGLEEGFIHLFGTDSTGKDIFSRTFHAINTSLAVGTIGVFIAFVLALIIGGISGYYGGWVDSVIQMVTDAVRTIPAIPLFMALAAFIPDTWSAEERFFFISIILGFIGWPTLARRVRTHLLTERNQEYVLAAQLCGASSGHVIRKHLLPSFTSYIIVDLVISFPYMVLSETALSFIGLGLKDPVNSLGVMLQNVTSADVLLNYQWYFIPVIFFIVLVMAFVFVGDGLRDAADPYGDSKK from the coding sequence ATGTCTAAGCCCAATATCTACACCACTGATCAAAGCGCCAAAGACGCCTATTTCACCGCCTCACAGGGACAGTTGATCTGGACTAGATTCAAAAAACAAAAGGCGGCCATGGTGGGCACTTGGGTGTTGGTTATCTTGATTTTGTCGGGCCTCTTCGCGCCGTTCCTGACGCCTTACGACCCAACCATCGCGGGCCGTGACAAGGACTACCTGAACGGCGCACCGACCGTTCCACAATTCTGTGACGACAACGGCTGCTCCCTGCGGCCATTCATTTATGGGGTGGAACGGGAACGCTCTGCCGCCACGAATTTCCGCTGGGTCACCAAGATCAACTTGGATGAACGGCTCTATGTGCAGTTTTTTGTCGAAGGATCCGAGTACAAATATCTGGGCCTGACCTTCGACACGCATCTGTTCGGTTTGGAAGAAGGCTTCATTCACCTGTTCGGTACGGATTCCACTGGCAAGGACATCTTCTCGCGCACGTTTCATGCCATCAACACGTCGCTGGCCGTGGGCACCATTGGCGTGTTCATCGCCTTTGTGCTGGCGCTGATCATTGGGGGCATATCGGGCTATTATGGGGGATGGGTGGATTCCGTTATTCAGATGGTGACCGATGCGGTGCGTACCATTCCAGCAATCCCTCTGTTCATGGCGCTCGCTGCCTTCATTCCAGACACTTGGAGCGCAGAAGAGAGGTTCTTCTTCATCTCAATAATCCTCGGTTTCATCGGCTGGCCGACGCTGGCGCGTCGCGTCCGGACGCATCTTCTGACCGAGAGAAACCAAGAATATGTGCTGGCCGCCCAGCTGTGTGGCGCATCCTCAGGCCATGTTATCCGCAAGCATTTGCTGCCTAGCTTCACCAGCTACATCATCGTCGATCTGGTGATTTCCTTTCCCTACATGGTGCTGTCGGAAACCGCGCTCAGCTTCATCGGCCTAGGTTTGAAAGATCCGGTCAATTCGCTGGGTGTCATGCTGCAAAACGTCACCAGCGCTGACGTGCTGCTGAATTATCAATGGTATTTCATACCAGTGATTTTTTTCATCGTCTTGGTCATGGCCTTTGTCTTTGTTGGCGACGGTTTGCGCGACGCCGCTGACCCTTACGGAGACTCCAAAAAATGA
- a CDS encoding NIPSNAP family protein: protein MKLNGDSTGMITCFIQYELTPGNLAEFEAYGKSWIALVERFGGTHHGYLLPHEGPSDLATASFSFESLAEYERYREKIKTDDCCQAVFEFARETGCIKRYVRYFMRPVFDGDANAALDFG from the coding sequence ATGAAACTGAACGGAGATAGCACAGGAATGATCACATGTTTTATTCAATACGAACTCACACCAGGAAACCTGGCCGAATTTGAAGCTTACGGAAAATCCTGGATTGCTCTGGTCGAGAGGTTTGGCGGAACTCATCACGGCTACCTTCTGCCCCATGAGGGGCCAAGTGATCTTGCGACTGCATCCTTTTCATTCGAAAGCTTGGCGGAGTACGAACGTTACCGGGAAAAGATCAAAACGGATGATTGTTGCCAAGCCGTCTTTGAATTCGCTCGTGAGACAGGCTGCATCAAACGCTATGTCCGGTACTTCATGCGCCCGGTTTTTGACGGCGATGCCAACGCCGCGCTGGATTTTGGTTAG
- a CDS encoding AlpA family transcriptional regulator has translation MKYLNLNQLSDKLAGRSRSSILRDIEGGLLPKPVKFGGRLYWVDSEIDEAFNAIRQAT, from the coding sequence ATGAAGTACCTCAACCTCAACCAACTTTCTGACAAGCTCGCTGGACGGTCCCGCTCATCGATACTTCGTGATATCGAAGGTGGACTTCTTCCCAAGCCGGTCAAGTTCGGCGGTCGCCTCTACTGGGTAGACTCCGAAATTGACGAGGCATTCAACGCCATCCGGCAAGCCACCTAA
- a CDS encoding M81 family metallopeptidase, whose protein sequence is MSLRVLSAEIAHETNTFNIHPTTLQQFQDRYLLDGKQAILARGDKNTELAGLLDTGRDHGWDINHVISAAAGPGGVVTREAFDTVTAPLMEAASDGPWNGVFLMLHGAMVTDFCDDGEGEILRNLRAVIGPDIPIAVTLDPHANVTTAMCDLAQILVSFTTYPHVDIRATGRRAAELLQRTMTGEIHPQTLRSHRPMLEEANGGRTDLGPMIARHAMARAYETRKGVYAISINGAFPCADIWEVGPTVLVTCDGASQAYTRISETLADDIWEQRNEVLNTYLTVWETAAAAKKWNGDAGPLIIADYSDNPGSGAYGDATNLLQAVLEVGVQNACFGPLVDPVAVATLSDHEVGSVVTLKIGGGTAPELGGGPLQVTGVIKWSGDGRVVGSGPILGGLERSFGATIVLGVEGIDILIVSIAHQMLDLKQFETFGIDPAAKSTVILKSMQHFRAAFTRLAGRIIICDSGALCTLDYASLGYKNVPKPTFPLN, encoded by the coding sequence ATGAGTTTGCGAGTTCTCAGCGCTGAAATTGCGCATGAAACCAACACGTTCAACATTCACCCGACAACGCTTCAGCAATTCCAAGATCGGTATCTGCTGGATGGTAAGCAGGCCATTCTGGCGCGCGGTGACAAGAACACCGAGCTTGCCGGGCTTTTGGATACAGGTCGCGACCATGGCTGGGACATCAACCATGTCATCAGTGCCGCAGCCGGCCCTGGAGGGGTGGTTACCCGCGAAGCCTTCGACACAGTAACAGCGCCCTTGATGGAGGCCGCCTCTGATGGCCCTTGGAACGGCGTGTTCCTGATGCTTCACGGCGCGATGGTCACTGATTTTTGTGATGATGGCGAAGGCGAGATACTCAGAAATCTGCGTGCCGTCATTGGGCCTGATATCCCCATTGCCGTCACCTTGGACCCGCATGCCAATGTGACCACTGCGATGTGCGATCTTGCCCAAATTTTGGTCTCCTTCACGACCTACCCACATGTCGATATTCGCGCGACAGGACGCCGCGCTGCTGAGCTGCTGCAGCGGACCATGACCGGGGAAATTCATCCCCAAACCTTACGCTCCCACAGGCCGATGCTGGAAGAAGCCAATGGAGGCCGAACCGACCTAGGGCCCATGATTGCCCGTCACGCAATGGCGCGCGCCTACGAGACTCGCAAAGGCGTTTACGCCATCAGCATCAATGGCGCATTTCCATGCGCGGATATTTGGGAGGTTGGTCCGACCGTGCTTGTCACTTGTGACGGGGCATCGCAGGCGTATACCCGGATTTCCGAGACATTGGCAGACGACATCTGGGAGCAACGTAATGAAGTCCTAAATACTTACCTCACCGTTTGGGAGACCGCCGCAGCGGCGAAGAAATGGAACGGTGATGCGGGTCCCCTTATCATCGCAGATTACTCTGACAACCCTGGCTCCGGTGCCTATGGAGATGCCACAAATCTGTTGCAAGCAGTTTTGGAGGTTGGCGTGCAAAATGCCTGTTTCGGCCCACTGGTCGACCCGGTGGCGGTTGCAACACTGTCCGATCATGAAGTCGGCTCCGTCGTCACACTTAAAATTGGCGGCGGCACAGCTCCCGAACTCGGCGGCGGCCCTCTTCAGGTCACGGGCGTTATTAAATGGTCGGGCGACGGTCGCGTTGTGGGCAGCGGCCCTATATTGGGCGGCTTGGAGCGCAGCTTCGGCGCGACGATTGTTCTGGGGGTCGAGGGCATCGACATATTGATCGTCAGCATCGCCCACCAGATGCTTGACCTAAAGCAGTTCGAAACCTTCGGGATCGATCCCGCTGCCAAATCGACCGTCATATTGAAGTCAATGCAGCACTTTCGCGCCGCGTTTACTAGGTTAGCCGGGAGGATCATCATATGCGACAGCGGAGCGTTATGCACGCTGGACTATGCCTCTCTCGGGTACAAGAACGTGCCTAAACCAACGTTTCCTCTTAATTGA
- a CDS encoding oligopeptide/dipeptide ABC transporter ATP-binding protein, producing MTLTPLIATRNLSVHYHLRGGIVGPAPFVRAVEDVSIEIAPGSFFGLVGESGSGKTTLGRAMLRAAPISTGDVLFDDGEVDYSLKNLGKKELKDYRKRAQLIFQDPYAALSPRMTVRDIIAEPLEVMGLAQSREEIDARVREIATKCRLNVEHLRRFPHAFSGGQRQRISIARALVSGPKFIVADESVAALDVSIQADVLNLLKSIQEDMGLTFLFISHDLSVVAHVCDHVAVMYLGRLVETAPTRALFSGPLHPYTKALLSAIPSLDPDDRGKAQKLEGEIPSPTNPPPGCKFQTRCPVAIDRCRIEEPQLESAGVGHKVACHLWHE from the coding sequence ATGACCCTGACGCCTTTAATCGCAACCCGGAACCTGTCTGTTCACTACCATTTGCGCGGCGGTATTGTAGGTCCTGCGCCCTTCGTGCGTGCAGTTGAGGATGTCAGCATCGAGATCGCACCGGGCAGTTTCTTTGGCCTAGTGGGGGAATCCGGATCGGGCAAGACAACGCTTGGCCGCGCCATGCTACGTGCCGCACCGATCAGCACAGGTGATGTGTTGTTTGACGATGGGGAAGTGGATTATTCTCTGAAGAACCTTGGAAAGAAAGAATTGAAGGATTACCGCAAACGCGCGCAGCTGATCTTTCAGGACCCTTACGCCGCACTCAGCCCGCGCATGACTGTGCGCGATATTATTGCTGAGCCGCTGGAGGTCATGGGGCTGGCACAATCCCGCGAGGAAATTGATGCCCGCGTGCGAGAAATCGCGACTAAATGCCGGTTGAATGTCGAGCATCTGCGCCGGTTCCCCCATGCCTTTTCCGGAGGCCAGCGACAACGCATTTCAATTGCACGGGCCTTAGTGTCAGGTCCTAAATTTATTGTAGCAGACGAAAGCGTGGCGGCATTGGACGTCTCCATTCAGGCGGATGTGCTGAACTTGCTGAAATCCATCCAGGAAGATATGGGACTGACTTTTCTATTCATCAGTCACGATCTAAGCGTGGTGGCCCATGTGTGCGACCATGTGGCTGTGATGTATCTTGGCCGCCTCGTCGAAACTGCGCCCACTCGCGCCCTGTTTTCTGGTCCGTTGCATCCCTATACGAAGGCGTTGCTGTCGGCGATCCCATCGCTGGACCCCGACGACCGTGGCAAGGCGCAAAAGCTGGAAGGCGAAATACCGTCTCCGACCAACCCACCGCCAGGATGCAAATTCCAAACTCGCTGCCCGGTGGCAATCGACCGTTGCCGGATTGAAGAGCCACAGCTTGAAAGCGCCGGCGTTGGGCATAAAGTGGCATGCCATCTCTGGCACGAATAA
- a CDS encoding LysR family transcriptional regulator, whose amino-acid sequence MFGHKGCADVWVGICRIFEQDDELHILASVKSPETIIGTSTLKIVLVNLTLYSARMQGHDWNDLKYLLALHREGKLTQAGRTLGVSETTVARRVRGLEASIKTALFVRSASGRYEPTDAALKILPYAEAVEAGNLAISTVSGESAQRVTGSVRISSVPIIVNRFLVPNLATLERLHPNLSVELVPSSGNLDLFKREADLAVRFARPSGGGLRTKAQRLGKLSFAAYAPSSTSSDQDAALRWITYDEAHLDLPQARWLENAVKSSERRANLRIADAETGMRAVAEGIGKTLLPRAIASADPRVREVEFSGSARYPTREVWMLSHVDQTSRLSITAAKDWLINLNWTLGAT is encoded by the coding sequence GTGTTTGGTCATAAAGGTTGTGCGGATGTCTGGGTCGGCATCTGCCGCATCTTCGAACAGGATGATGAACTTCATATTCTGGCCTCCGTTAAGTCTCCTGAGACCATAATTGGCACGTCAACACTGAAGATTGTCCTCGTAAATTTGACGCTTTACTCTGCAAGAATGCAGGGTCACGATTGGAACGATCTCAAGTATCTCTTGGCGCTTCACCGCGAAGGTAAGTTAACGCAGGCAGGCCGCACGCTGGGTGTCAGCGAAACAACGGTGGCCCGCAGGGTCAGAGGGTTGGAGGCGTCAATAAAAACCGCGTTATTCGTGCGCAGTGCAAGTGGACGCTACGAACCAACGGACGCAGCGTTGAAAATCTTGCCTTACGCTGAAGCTGTAGAGGCAGGGAACCTCGCGATAAGCACAGTGTCTGGCGAGAGCGCACAGCGCGTTACAGGAAGTGTTCGGATCAGTTCGGTGCCAATTATCGTTAACAGATTCCTCGTTCCCAACCTCGCCACTTTGGAACGGTTGCATCCAAACCTCTCCGTTGAACTCGTTCCCAGCTCGGGCAATCTGGATCTGTTTAAACGAGAAGCAGATCTCGCCGTGCGCTTTGCACGTCCATCCGGAGGAGGCTTGAGAACAAAAGCCCAAAGGCTCGGCAAGTTATCATTTGCGGCATACGCTCCAAGTTCGACGTCATCAGACCAAGATGCGGCTTTGAGATGGATTACCTATGACGAGGCGCACTTGGACTTGCCACAGGCGCGTTGGCTTGAAAACGCCGTGAAGTCCTCCGAAAGACGGGCCAATCTAAGAATTGCGGACGCTGAGACAGGTATGCGGGCCGTCGCGGAAGGAATTGGCAAGACACTTCTGCCAAGGGCAATTGCATCAGCCGATCCGCGAGTTCGAGAAGTCGAATTTAGCGGAAGCGCGAGATATCCAACCAGAGAAGTATGGATGTTGTCGCATGTTGACCAAACCTCAAGACTGTCAATCACAGCAGCTAAAGATTGGCTGATCAATCTGAACTGGACTTTAGGCGCGACTTGA
- a CDS encoding ABC transporter substrate-binding protein, with product MKQILLSGVILTASAGAALAACPAATVSDPMGVAAGTFPQQYELTEFQMLADCTLEMSENPDISAMNGRIRGNPDMPALADRLPAEPLVVAPYDMIGSYGGTFNALSNATESGTSEFMSVRHVNLVRYADDLTTIVPNVAKSWSWNDDFTQLTFVLREGHKWSDGAPFGAEDVEFWYENLALDANVIESPKDYVLAGGEAMTVDVIDPLTVRFNMPSPKPGFLAHFANHYAQGFQPKHFLGQYHPDVNSEADALAKSLGFEGGYDLIKAYYGSSDWMDTPTPMLAHPDKVANLPLDAAPTLESHIVISETTEGRRFVANPYFYMVDTVGNQLPYINEMDEIFVGESEVRLLKLVNGEVDYKAQALQMDYVPLLMENQDNGGFAVDLKPDITMPTFAFNVTSEDLEKRKVFGDLKFRQAMSVAMNRDEINEVVMFGLGTPQQYIGFSPTPDFVTSEWEQHFAQHDPEMAKTLLDEIGVVDADGDGMRELPNGDPLILNLQVATQGISIKIVELVGQSWRDVGVNNTVKEVTTDEYRSLQSSNQLDVTMYEKSVPLAVVLGNGEIFIPPYDNYFNMRTAMLWGEYVDSDGAAGVEPPAFAKEMMEDVKAFQATPVGTPESDALGLKLVANMTGNLLFIGTVKEQKPIYRATALKNFTEFKTASYAYYRSYPYRPSQWFLDE from the coding sequence ATGAAGCAAATACTCTTATCTGGTGTAATATTGACGGCCAGCGCAGGGGCTGCATTGGCCGCATGCCCAGCGGCCACCGTGTCTGACCCAATGGGCGTTGCGGCGGGGACCTTCCCCCAGCAATACGAATTGACGGAATTTCAAATGCTGGCGGATTGCACGCTGGAGATGTCGGAAAACCCCGATATCTCGGCAATGAACGGCCGCATTCGGGGCAACCCGGATATGCCGGCTTTGGCGGACCGATTGCCCGCAGAACCACTGGTCGTAGCGCCTTATGATATGATTGGCAGCTATGGCGGTACGTTCAATGCGCTGTCCAATGCAACCGAGTCCGGCACCTCCGAATTTATGTCCGTGCGCCATGTTAATTTGGTGCGTTACGCCGATGACCTGACAACGATTGTGCCAAATGTCGCCAAGAGCTGGTCTTGGAATGACGATTTCACTCAGCTGACATTTGTCTTGCGTGAAGGCCATAAATGGTCTGATGGTGCGCCGTTTGGAGCGGAAGACGTTGAGTTTTGGTATGAGAACCTGGCGCTCGACGCCAACGTGATTGAAAGCCCGAAGGACTATGTCTTGGCGGGTGGTGAAGCGATGACCGTCGACGTGATTGACCCGCTGACGGTGCGGTTCAACATGCCGTCGCCAAAGCCCGGTTTTTTGGCGCATTTTGCCAACCATTATGCGCAGGGCTTTCAGCCCAAGCACTTCCTGGGGCAATATCACCCTGACGTAAATTCAGAGGCTGACGCTTTGGCCAAGTCGTTAGGGTTTGAGGGGGGATATGACCTGATCAAAGCCTATTACGGCAGCTCTGACTGGATGGACACGCCTACGCCGATGTTGGCTCATCCTGACAAGGTTGCAAACCTACCGCTGGATGCCGCGCCCACCTTGGAAAGCCACATCGTGATTTCCGAAACGACCGAGGGGCGTCGCTTCGTTGCCAATCCTTATTTCTACATGGTGGACACGGTCGGCAACCAGCTTCCCTACATAAATGAGATGGACGAGATCTTTGTTGGCGAAAGCGAAGTGCGGTTGCTGAAACTGGTCAATGGCGAAGTTGACTATAAAGCGCAGGCATTGCAGATGGACTACGTCCCGCTGCTGATGGAAAATCAGGACAATGGCGGCTTTGCCGTTGACCTAAAGCCTGATATCACGATGCCGACTTTTGCTTTCAACGTGACATCAGAGGATCTGGAAAAACGCAAGGTCTTCGGCGACCTGAAATTCCGCCAAGCTATGTCTGTCGCCATGAACCGAGACGAGATCAACGAGGTCGTGATGTTCGGTCTTGGCACGCCGCAGCAATATATAGGATTTTCGCCCACGCCAGACTTTGTGACGTCGGAATGGGAGCAGCATTTTGCGCAGCACGACCCAGAGATGGCCAAAACCTTGCTGGACGAAATCGGCGTTGTGGACGCGGATGGCGACGGCATGCGCGAATTGCCAAATGGCGATCCGCTGATCTTGAACCTGCAAGTGGCGACCCAAGGGATATCCATCAAGATTGTCGAGCTGGTCGGCCAAAGCTGGCGCGACGTGGGTGTCAACAACACGGTCAAGGAAGTCACGACGGACGAGTATCGCTCTTTGCAATCCTCGAACCAGCTTGATGTCACCATGTACGAGAAAAGCGTCCCGCTGGCTGTCGTTCTTGGGAATGGCGAAATCTTCATTCCGCCATATGACAATTACTTCAACATGCGCACTGCAATGTTGTGGGGCGAGTATGTTGATTCCGACGGTGCAGCAGGTGTCGAGCCTCCGGCCTTTGCCAAGGAAATGATGGAGGACGTCAAAGCATTTCAGGCAACACCTGTCGGCACGCCTGAATCAGACGCGCTGGGCCTGAAGCTGGTTGCGAACATGACCGGCAATTTGCTGTTCATTGGCACCGTGAAGGAACAAAAGCCAATCTACCGCGCGACAGCGTTGAAGAACTTCACCGAGTTCAAGACAGCCTCCTACGCCTACTACCGGTCCTACCCCTACCGGCCGTCACAGTGGTTTCTTGACGAATAA
- a CDS encoding sodium:proton symporter encodes MKALAWIGQQRTRAIAALVLIGILIPPLGALLKPYVTEAVVGLLCIAFLRIDISAVRAYLTRPRLVVLATLWTTFAVPLLFVAGTLATGTPDASPALFQGLMLQAVASPMMAAPAFAALMGLDATLVLVTLVLSTALTPISAPFFASFLSSDLSLSPLDLGLKLFAILAGSAIAGLLLRRVMGKERIASRRDEIDGVNIIVLFVFVSAVMGEIGVEFLERPGLMLRLVALAFVVFALLVAVTYFVFRAFGPDRAFAIAMLTSQRNMGLMLAGTGGLVPNLTWLYFAVAQFPIYFSPMMLHPVAKHLKSGKDG; translated from the coding sequence ATGAAGGCCCTCGCATGGATCGGACAGCAACGAACCCGCGCGATCGCGGCTCTGGTGCTGATTGGAATATTGATTCCGCCGCTCGGGGCGTTACTCAAACCATACGTGACCGAGGCGGTTGTCGGCCTGCTCTGTATCGCCTTCCTGCGGATCGATATCTCTGCGGTCAGGGCATATCTCACCCGCCCCCGCCTTGTGGTCTTGGCCACCCTCTGGACGACGTTCGCAGTCCCTCTACTCTTTGTAGCGGGCACCCTTGCCACTGGTACGCCCGACGCGAGCCCCGCCCTTTTTCAGGGACTGATGTTGCAAGCTGTGGCGTCGCCGATGATGGCGGCTCCTGCCTTTGCCGCGCTGATGGGCCTCGATGCGACGCTCGTACTTGTCACCCTCGTCCTATCGACGGCGCTTACACCCATTTCGGCACCGTTCTTTGCGTCTTTTTTGTCCTCGGATTTGTCCCTTTCTCCGCTCGATCTCGGTCTGAAGCTTTTTGCAATACTTGCAGGCTCAGCCATTGCCGGTCTTCTCCTTCGACGCGTGATGGGGAAGGAGCGCATCGCGTCCCGCAGAGACGAAATCGACGGAGTAAACATTATCGTTCTGTTTGTTTTTGTCTCTGCCGTAATGGGCGAGATTGGCGTGGAGTTCCTGGAGCGTCCGGGCCTGATGCTAAGGCTCGTCGCGCTCGCATTCGTTGTGTTCGCTTTGCTGGTCGCAGTAACCTATTTCGTCTTTCGAGCATTTGGCCCTGACCGTGCATTTGCTATCGCGATGCTCACTTCACAAAGAAACATGGGACTGATGCTGGCCGGAACAGGCGGGCTCGTACCAAACCTGACATGGCTGTATTTCGCCGTTGCTCAGTTTCCGATCTATTTCTCACCAATGATGTTGCATCCGGTCGCGAAGCACCTCAAGTCTGGCAAAGATGGGTAA